One genomic segment of Natrialbaceae archaeon AArc-T1-2 includes these proteins:
- a CDS encoding DUF7563 family protein, with amino-acid sequence MESSTAGARCRNCGTHVTQQFARVFGDNGDVVHGCPACTTYREMQSGGHLPGE; translated from the coding sequence ATGGAATCGTCGACAGCCGGCGCTCGCTGTCGAAACTGCGGCACGCACGTTACCCAGCAGTTCGCCCGCGTTTTCGGAGACAACGGCGACGTCGTCCACGGCTGTCCTGCCTGTACGACGTACCGGGAGATGCAATCCGGAGGACACCTCCCGGGTGAGTGA